CGACCAGGTCCGTGCGGTGATTCTGACCGGTAAAGGCGATAAGGCGTTTGCCGCCGGTGCGGATGTCCATGAGATGAAAGGTTTGGATCGGAAAGGGATTGCCAAAATGGCGAGATTGGCGAGAGCTGCATTCAATTCCATGGAGCTGTTATCCAAGCCGATTATCGGCGCGGTCAACGGACTGGCGCTGGGCGGAGGCTGTGAATTGGCGCTGGCGTGCGATTTGCGCATTTGTTCCGAACATGCCAAGTTCGCTCTGCCGGAACTCAAGCTCGGAATTATTCCCGGAGCGGGCGGGACCCAGCGTTTGCCGCGAATTATCGGGCAGGCGCGCGCCAAAGAAATGATTTTGTTTGGGGAGACGGTGGATGCCCGGAAAGCTTATGAGATCGGTCTCGTAAATAAAACCTTGCCGATGGAAGAGCTTTATGCAAGTTCCATGGAGTGGGCGCTCAAATTGGCGGAAAATCCGCCGATCGCCATGCAGGCGTTCAAAAGATCCATTAACACCGGAATGAATGTGGATTTGGAAAGCGCTTTGCTGATTGAGGATGCCCATTCCACGATCGCTTTCTTGAGTGAAGACCGAAAAGAGGGAATGACCGCATTTTCTGAGAAAAGAAAGCCTAATTTTGTTGGGAGATGATTGGGTATGCGTTTTAACGATGTTGTATTGGTGGAGGGAGCGCGCACGCCGTTTACCCTTTTTTGCGGATCGCTCAGGGAAATTACTGCGATTGACTTGGGTGCGATCGCGGCGAAGGAAGCGATCCGCAAAGCGGGAATCGATGCGGAGGAAGTCGACCAAGTCGTGATCGGGAATGCTTATCAG
This portion of the Ferviditalea candida genome encodes:
- a CDS encoding enoyl-CoA hydratase/isomerase family protein; protein product: MEYEVLEYRVEQSVAVVTLNRPPYNPLNSQIFMELVHVLETIEDDDQVRAVILTGKGDKAFAAGADVHEMKGLDRKGIAKMARLARAAFNSMELLSKPIIGAVNGLALGGGCELALACDLRICSEHAKFALPELKLGIIPGAGGTQRLPRIIGQARAKEMILFGETVDARKAYEIGLVNKTLPMEELYASSMEWALKLAENPPIAMQAFKRSINTGMNVDLESALLIEDAHSTIAFLSEDRKEGMTAFSEKRKPNFVGR